In one window of Catalinimonas alkaloidigena DNA:
- the cheB gene encoding chemotaxis-specific protein-glutamate methyltransferase CheB — protein MAASPIQVVVADDSSLMRLLISDILRNDESIEVVDTACDGKEAAEKTTELKPDVLVLDMTMANYDGLYAVRQVMQQHPTPILILSALGNTNLSPIMEALSLGAYDYLTKPASRGLRTLQDELVHKVKQASRVNRQRLLRKQVQHTNQAPHVFQGQLPYEIIAIGASTGGPGAVEQVVTQLPSNLAIPVVIAQHMPKAFIPAFAERLDALTPLRVRVGEEGTPIRPGEITVAPGGCNSKLKASGRGRVVWTQAEETFREYNNPSVNALMLSVAQVYGEKAIGVILTGMGKDGTRGMEAIYRSGGYTIAQNEATSVVYGMPRVAVETGVVRQVIALPEIAGFLVSCLS, from the coding sequence ATGGCTGCGTCTCCCATTCAAGTTGTAGTGGCGGATGACTCCAGCCTTATGCGGCTCCTGATTTCGGACATCCTCCGCAACGATGAGTCGATTGAGGTGGTGGATACGGCCTGCGATGGTAAAGAGGCCGCAGAAAAAACCACGGAGCTTAAGCCGGACGTGCTGGTGCTGGACATGACCATGGCCAATTATGACGGACTGTATGCCGTGCGCCAGGTCATGCAACAACATCCTACGCCCATTCTGATTCTCAGTGCATTGGGTAATACCAACCTGAGTCCCATTATGGAGGCACTGAGCCTGGGCGCGTACGATTACCTGACCAAGCCTGCGTCGCGTGGGTTGCGTACGCTGCAGGATGAGTTGGTTCACAAGGTCAAACAGGCGTCGCGGGTGAACCGCCAGCGTCTGTTGCGCAAACAGGTGCAACACACCAACCAGGCGCCGCACGTTTTCCAGGGTCAACTTCCCTACGAGATCATCGCGATCGGTGCATCGACAGGGGGACCGGGTGCGGTAGAACAGGTCGTTACGCAGTTGCCCAGCAACCTGGCTATTCCGGTGGTGATTGCACAGCACATGCCCAAAGCCTTTATTCCGGCCTTTGCTGAGCGCCTCGATGCCCTTACCCCCCTACGAGTGCGGGTGGGCGAGGAAGGAACCCCCATACGGCCCGGCGAAATTACGGTAGCACCAGGAGGCTGCAACTCCAAGCTAAAAGCCTCTGGAAGAGGGCGCGTGGTGTGGACTCAGGCCGAAGAGACTTTTCGGGAATACAACAATCCGTCCGTTAACGCCCTGATGCTTTCGGTCGCGCAGGTGTACGGAGAAAAAGCAATTGGTGTGATTCTGACGGGTATGGGCAAAGACGGCACCCGGGGCATGGAAGCCATTTACCGAAGCGGTGGGTACACCATCGCTCAGAACGAAGCCACCAGTGTGGTGTACGGCATGCCACGCGTCGCGGTAGAAACCGGCGTGGTCCGCCAGGTAATCGCGTTGCCGGAGATTGCCGGATTTCTGGTAAGCTGTCTGTCCTGA
- a CDS encoding chemotaxis protein CheW yields the protein MAQSISKEKEPQAGNSGPRIQLVVFRLGEEEYALSIDQIKEVVLTPNVARIPQTPDHIKGVANIRGNVLAILDLEKKFGIKSTDESLPKYTLVLESQEASVGILVRKVPNTLSIGEHDIDTASSVVLSSEAEEQAIRGIVKSGERMIILIDALAMLSRRETQEVAKSL from the coding sequence ATGGCACAAAGCATTAGCAAAGAAAAAGAGCCACAGGCAGGCAACAGTGGGCCACGCATCCAACTGGTCGTTTTCCGACTGGGCGAAGAAGAGTACGCCCTTAGCATCGACCAGATCAAAGAAGTGGTGCTCACGCCGAACGTAGCGCGCATTCCGCAAACGCCGGATCACATCAAAGGCGTAGCCAACATTCGCGGGAACGTGCTGGCCATCCTGGATCTGGAAAAGAAATTCGGCATCAAAAGCACAGACGAAAGTCTGCCCAAATACACCCTGGTGCTGGAAAGCCAGGAAGCGAGCGTGGGCATTTTGGTCCGCAAAGTTCCGAATACGCTCTCCATCGGCGAACACGACATCGACACTGCCTCCAGCGTAGTGCTGTCGTCCGAAGCCGAAGAGCAGGCCATTCGGGGCATCGTCAAGAGCGGAGAGCGCATGATCATTTTGATCGACGCCTTGGCGATGTTATCGCGCCGCGAGACACAGGAGGTTGCTAAATCTTTATAA
- a CDS encoding response regulator, with protein MAKKVLIVDDSLYMRTMIKDALSEAGYEVVGQAANGESAIDMALELQPDLITLDNILPDMIGTDILRILKTEEEIESRVIMISAVGQQSVVNEGLNLGASDYIVKPFTTEQLVEAVNRIMA; from the coding sequence ATGGCAAAAAAAGTTCTGATTGTTGACGATTCGCTGTACATGCGAACGATGATCAAAGATGCACTTAGTGAAGCAGGCTACGAAGTGGTAGGACAAGCCGCCAACGGCGAGTCGGCCATCGACATGGCACTTGAGCTTCAGCCCGACCTGATCACCCTGGACAACATCCTGCCCGACATGATCGGCACGGACATCCTGCGGATTCTGAAAACCGAAGAGGAAATCGAGTCGCGGGTGATCATGATCAGTGCTGTCGGACAGCAGTCGGTAGTCAACGAAGGTTTAAACCTGGGCGCTTCCGACTACATCGTAAAACCTTTCACGACCGAACAACTCGTGGAGGCCGTCAATCGCATCATGGCCTAG